A window of Plantibacter sp. PA-3-X8 genomic DNA:
CCCAGATCTGCTCCGGGACCACCCCGTGACCCAGGTATCCCGCCAGCGCCTCCCGGAGTTCCGTGAACTCGCGATCGGGGTACCGGTTCACCGTGAGGACCGCGGAGGCGAGCGAGGCGACGATGTCGTGCGCGACCGCCTCGGGGATCGGGTGCGTGTTCTCGTTCACGTTGAGCGCCACCGGCACCAGGGCCTGGGGAGCGCCGTACGGGCGCTGTCCTCGGAGGTCGTCGCGGATGGGGAGGTCGTCGAGAGCGGTCACTCCACAATGCTAGCCACTCCGACCGGCGCACTCACTCCGCCTGATGCTCCCGACGAAGGACCTCGTGCCGGGGGCTCGCCGGGTTCAACAGCGAGTGGCGTCGCCCGTAGGCGAAGTACACGATGAGACCGACCACGAGCCAGACCCCGAACCGCAGCCAGGTCTCCCAGTGCAACTGCAGGATCAGGAAGCCGGACGCCAGGACGCCGAACGCCGGGACGAACGGCATCAACGGCAACCGGAAGGAGCGGGGCTCGTCCGGCTTCGTGTACCGGAACACGATCACCGACACGCAGACCACGATGAAGGCGGCCAGGATGCCGATGTTCGTGAGGTCGGCGACCTGCTTGATCGGGAACACCCCGGCGAAGACGGCTGCCGCGCCGCCGGCGATCCAGGTCACCCGCTGCGGCACACCTCGCCGATCCGTGCGCGAGAACCACCGCGGAAGGAGACCGTCGCGACTCATCGAGAACCAGACGCGGGTGACGCCCAACAGGAACGTCAGCATCACGGTGAGGATCGACAGGACGGCGAACACGGAGATGATCGTCGCCACCACGGGCAGGCCGACGCTCTGGAACGCCGATGCGAACCCGGCAGTGGGGTCGATGTCGGTGTAGTTCTGCATGCCGGTCAGCACGAGGGTGGCCGCGACGTACAGGAGCATGGCGATGATGAGGGAGAGGATGATCGCCTTCGGCATGTGCTTCTTGCCGTCCTTCGCCTCCTCGGCCGCCGTACTCATCGCGTCGTATCCGAAGACTGCGAAGAAGACCGTCGCGGCACCGGCGAACACCGGCCCGAACCCGCTGGGGAGGAACGGGTCGTAGTTCTCACCGTCGATATAGAAGACACCGAGGCCGATGATGAACAGGATGAGCAGGACCTTGATCCCGACCGCGACGAGCTCGAATCGACCGAAGGCCTTCGTCCCGCGGCTCAGGATGAAGGTCACGAGGAGACAGACGAAGATGGCGGGGAGATTGACGAGGCCGCCCTTCCCCTCGTCGGCGGTCGAGGTCATCCAGGCCGGCATGTGGATCCCGATGCCGGACAGGAAGGCGTCGAAGTAGCCGGAGATCCCGATCGCGACCACCGCGACGATCGCGATGTACTCGAGCAACAGGTCCCAGCCGATGAACCAGCCGATGATCTCGCCGAGCGCCACATACCCGTAGGTGTAGGCGGACCCGGCTCTCGGGATCATGCCGGCGAACTCCGCGTACGACAAGGCTGCGGCCGCGGAGGCGAGACCCGCGATCAGGAACGAGAAGAGGACGGCCGGCCCCACAGCGGGCGAGGTCTCGCTCCCATGAGCGACGAGTCCGGCAAGTGAGAAGATCCCCACCCCGATGATGCCGCCGACCCCGATGGCCGTGAGTTGCCAGAGCCCGAGGCTCTTGAACAGCTTCGAACCGGAGGTCTCATCCTCGATCTCCGCGATCGGCTTCTTCCGGAGCAGCGAGCGGCTCCGATCGTCTGTACTCATGCTTGCCTCCGACGATGCTGCGGGCGTCGTTGCACCGCGCCATCGACGATAGCTGAGAACCAGTGCGGAGTGACCCGCCGATTGTCGGCCTACTCGGCCGCGTACCGCTGCGGGATCGCCAGGCGCTGCCCGGGCTCGACACCGGCGGTGCTGAGCTGGTTGAGGTTCATGATCTCGGCGATGACGTCGCGCGGGTCGGCGTCGGGTGCGATGGACTCGGCCAGCTGCCAGAGCGACTCGCCCGGGTCGACCGTGATGTACGTGAACGTGGCTCCCGCCGCCGCCGTGTTGGCCGCGGCACCGCCTGCGGAGAGTCCGACGACCGCGACACCGATGACCAGCGGGATGGCGGCGAGCGTGGTGAAGACGACGCGACCTCGCTTCGTCAGGCGGAGTCGGCGTGTGGACGGTGCGTCTGACGTCGGTACCTGCGCCGTCCGTGCGGGAAGCGCCCGGTGGGACCCGATCAGTGCTGCGCTCATGTCAACCCTCCAAGAGTGTGCTCATCGTGTGATGAGGACTCGTACCCGACACTCGACCAGGAGTGCCGGATACGAACCTGTGTTCCGAATATATCTTCGATTGTTCGAATACTCAACCCTGTCTTCGTACCTGAGACGCGCGGGATCGGCGACACGCTCGAACAGATGTTTGTCTGGACGAGCTGGTGCGGATACAGTTTCGAGTGTTGGAAGCAGTACACCACCACCCACCGACATCGGTCACCGACAGCCGATCAGGGCAGGAGCGAAGATGGCAGCGAACACGGCGGGCGACGGAGCCCGGGAACGCCAGATCGGCGGCACCCGGCGACGGAAGAGCCTGAGCGACAAGCAGCTGGCGATCCTCGACGTCATCCAGCGTTCGGTCTCACAGCGCGGATATCCGCCGAGCATGCGCGAGATCGGCGACGCCGTCGGGCTCGCCTCCCTGTCGAGTGTCACGCACCAACTCGGACAGCTCGAACTCAGCGGATACCTCCGACGCGATCCCAACCGTCCCCGCGCCATCGAGGTGCTCATCGACCTGCCGAGCGCCGTCGAGGGCAGCGATCCCGACTCCGCTCCCCCGGTCGGCGACGCCGCCATGGTCCCGCTCGTCGGTCGCATCGCCGCCGGCATCCCGATCACGGCCGAGCAGCAGGTCGAGGAGATCTTCCCCCTGCCCCGCCAGCTGGTCGGCAAGGGCAGTCTGTTCATGCTGAAGGTCGTCGGCGACTCGATGGTCGACGCCGCGATCTGCGACGGCGACTGGGTCGTCATCCGCGAGCAGAAGACCGCTGAGAACGGCGAGATCGTCGCGGCGATGCTCGACGAGGAGGCGACCGTGAAGGTGTTCCGCCAGCGCGACGGTCACACCTGGCTGCTCCCCCGGAACTCGGCCTTCGAACCGATCCTCGGCGACCACGCCGAAGTCCTCGGCAAGGTCGTCGCCGTGCTCCGGACGGTCTGACCGACCGGACCATTCCGCGACACCGACGAGGGCCGGGACGATCCGTGGATCGTCCCGGCCCTCGTCCGTGCAGGCCCCTCAACGTCAGCCGGTCGCACCGACCCGTGCGCGGACCGCACGCGTCGCCTCGACGATGTTGGCGAGGGAGGCGACCGTCTCCTCGTAGCCTCGCGTCTTGAGTCCGCAGTCCGGGTTCACCCAGACCTGGCGCTGCGGGATCCCCTCCAGCGCGATCTCGAGCAACGCGGTCACCTCCGCGACGCTCGGCACCCGAGGCGAGTGGATGTCGTAGACGCCCGGGCCGATGCCGTGGTCGAAACCACTCGCCCGGATGTCGGACACGACCTCCATCCGAGACCGTGCCGCCTCGATGCTCGTCACGTCGGCGTCCAGGCGTCGGATCGCGTCGATCACCACGCCGAACTCGGAGTAGCAGAGGTGGGTGTGGATCTGCGTCTCGGCCCGCACGCCCGCGGTCGCCAGCCGGAAGGAGCCCACCGACCAGTCGAGGTACCGCCCCTGGTCGGCCCGCCGGAGCGGGAGCAGTTCGCGGAGTGCGGGTTCGTCGACCTGGATGATGCGGATGCCGGCCCGCTCCAGGTCGGCGATCTCGTCACGCAGGGCGAGGGCGACCTGGTTCGCCGTCTCGGCGAGCGGTTGGTCGTCGCGCACGAACGACCACGCGAGGATCGTCACCGGGCCCGTGAGCATGCCCTTCACCGGCTTGGTGGTCAACGACTGCGTGTAGGACGACCACTCGACCGTGATCGGCGCCGGCCGCGAGACGTCACCCCACAGGATCGACGGACGGGTGCATCGTGAACCGTAGGACTGCACCCACCCGTGCTCCGTCACGGCGAACCCGTCGAGGTGCTCGG
This region includes:
- a CDS encoding amino acid permease, whose protein sequence is MSTDDRSRSLLRKKPIAEIEDETSGSKLFKSLGLWQLTAIGVGGIIGVGIFSLAGLVAHGSETSPAVGPAVLFSFLIAGLASAAAALSYAEFAGMIPRAGSAYTYGYVALGEIIGWFIGWDLLLEYIAIVAVVAIGISGYFDAFLSGIGIHMPAWMTSTADEGKGGLVNLPAIFVCLLVTFILSRGTKAFGRFELVAVGIKVLLILFIIGLGVFYIDGENYDPFLPSGFGPVFAGAATVFFAVFGYDAMSTAAEEAKDGKKHMPKAIILSLIIAMLLYVAATLVLTGMQNYTDIDPTAGFASAFQSVGLPVVATIISVFAVLSILTVMLTFLLGVTRVWFSMSRDGLLPRWFSRTDRRGVPQRVTWIAGGAAAVFAGVFPIKQVADLTNIGILAAFIVVCVSVIVFRYTKPDEPRSFRLPLMPFVPAFGVLASGFLILQLHWETWLRFGVWLVVGLIVYFAYGRRHSLLNPASPRHEVLRREHQAE
- a CDS encoding LysM peptidoglycan-binding domain-containing protein, giving the protein MSAALIGSHRALPARTAQVPTSDAPSTRRLRLTKRGRVVFTTLAAIPLVIGVAVVGLSAGGAAANTAAAGATFTYITVDPGESLWQLAESIAPDADPRDVIAEIMNLNQLSTAGVEPGQRLAIPQRYAAE
- the lexA gene encoding transcriptional repressor LexA, whose translation is MAANTAGDGARERQIGGTRRRKSLSDKQLAILDVIQRSVSQRGYPPSMREIGDAVGLASLSSVTHQLGQLELSGYLRRDPNRPRAIEVLIDLPSAVEGSDPDSAPPVGDAAMVPLVGRIAAGIPITAEQQVEEIFPLPRQLVGKGSLFMLKVVGDSMVDAAICDGDWVVIREQKTAENGEIVAAMLDEEATVKVFRQRDGHTWLLPRNSAFEPILGDHAEVLGKVVAVLRTV